The following DNA comes from Deltaproteobacteria bacterium.
TCGGCAAGGAGATTATAGATTTCGGGATCGGGCTTCGTATGCTCTACGTCCTGAGTAGTCGCTATAAAATCGAATTCGGACCTTATACCGAGCACGTCGAGAACCCTGTACGCCTCACGCCTGTGGGACATCGTCCCCAAACCGGTCGGATAACCTTCTCCGCGAGCCCACTTGAGAAGTCCCAAATTATAAGGACACTGGTGCTCCTTTAAAATCCGAGGGTCTGAAATCATGGCGTAATAACTATCCATCCTGATATCGACGAAAGCCTGCCACGGACTATCTACATTAAATTCTTCCATTCTTTTGCTCGCGGGCTCTTCGAGATTAAACCTTTTCAAAAGCCCGAGGGCAACCTCCTTCCGCGAGAGACCGACAAAGTCTTTAAACGCTTCCACGACCTCATCTTCGGTCAATGAATTGTCAAGCTCAACCGCGGCCTTCGCGTAGGATTTTGCTTTTAGAGCCTCGGTTTGCACGAGTGTGCCGTCAAGATCGAATATAATGGCTTTTATCACTTTTATTCCGGTTATAAGATTTCAGTCAATCTATTTATTCCGCCTATTACATCCTCGCCCAGATGAAAAGTTATGACCTTCCGTTTTCTGTCGAGGAGCGCCTGGCGGTCCCCAAGCGCGGCGGCGTCCTTAAGCACGCCGAAGCTTATCGAGGAGGCTTTCTTGCCGGGCTCATCAGGTATGGGCGCGTCCTTGGGCATATCGGAGGTAAACTGAATGAATAAGCCGTGCCCGGCGTCGCCCTTGTGAAGCTGTCCTGTGGAATGCAGAAACCTGGGTCCGAACCCTACCGTTGTCGCCATCCGGTACTGCCTCTGGATCCTGGTGCGCAGCTTCTGAAGCGCGTCGTATGTTTCGTCAGAAGGCTTCACATAAGCCTGGAAGGTAACGTAGCTCCTTCCCTTGGACTCGTTCCTGCCTTTCTTCGCAAACGACAGGAACTTTTTAAGGGCGTCCTCAAGGCTCCCGGTCTTGAAATCGGAATAGACAGTGATGCCGTCCTCCTCCAGGGTCGGCTTTATTCGGGGGAGCTTACCCTTCTTTTGATATTCGGCTATCATCTTTCGGGCCAGCACCTTCGCGGCCTCGACGTTGGGCTGGTTAAACGGATGTATTCCTATTATCATTCCGGCAACGGCAATCGCCATCTCCCACCTGAAGAATTCCCCGCCGATATCGTATATGTCCTTCAGGTTAATACGAACCACTGGGTGTCCCGCCTCTTCAAGGGCCTTTACCTCCGCATCGTAGGTGTTGTCATGAGCAAGCCTCATATACACGAACAGTCTGTCGTTCGCGTAATATTCGGGCGGCGCGAGGGGCTCCCGGTCAACGGGAAGAATCCCCTTTCCGTTCTTGCCGGTGCTTTCTGCGATAAGCTGTTCCACCCATGAGCCGAAGCTGTCTATGGGAGGGGAGGCGACAAGGGTTACCTTATCGCGGCCCGCCTTGGTCAGCTCGCCGAGGATCGCGCCGAGCCAGGCGCCCGAGTGATCGCCCTCGACAGGGCAGTTGCAGCTTTCGTTGTTATGAAGCATCCTGATAGCGCGGCCGAGGAGTGTCTCCAGATCGACTCCCTGAAATGCCGCAGGCGGAATGCCGACAAACGAAAGCGCGGAATAGCGGCCTCCTATATTGGGGTCATTGAGGAACGTCTTTCTGAATTTAAGCTCCTTCGCGATCTTCTCAAGGTTGCTGCCGGGATCAGTTATGGCTACGAAATGACGTCCGACCTCTTTTTTGCCGACTTCCTTCAACACCTCGTTATAGAAATATTTCATAAAAGACAGCGTCTCGGCTGTACCCCCGGATTTGGTTGAAATTATGAAGAGGGTTTTTGACAAATCGAGGCGATTTTTCTGCTCTAAAACGGCGCCCGGATCCGTGCTGTCAAGGACCGCCACGTCGAGATAGCCGTCTTTTACGCCGTAGGTCTCGCGTATGACCTCGGGGGCAAGACTGGAGCCGCCCATGCCGCACAGGAGCGCATCCGTATAACCGTCGGCCCTGACTTCGTCTACCACCGAGTTTATACCCGGAAGGGCGTCCATCATTACTTCAGGTATATGAAGCCAGCCCAGACGGTTGCTTATTTCCGTAGGATTGTCTTCCCAGACGAGATAATCGAAATTCCATATCTTCTGTATGATTTTTTTATCGCGTATCTTTTGAATCGTCTTGTCCACGGCGGGCTGAAACTCCCCGAGTGAAGCGGAATAAGGCTGCTTCTCCGATCGGATATCTTCCCTTTTTTCCTTAATGCTTTCCATCAAGTCCTCAAAGCTCTCGGCGAATTTCCTAACGCCTTCCTTCAGGAGAGTGTCCGTAATTTCTTTCAAATCGACTCCCTGTCTGCCGAGCTTTTTGACATCGTCTTTGGCTTTTTTCAACCCTTTTGTCAATGTGACCGCAACCTTGCCGTGGTCCTTGAAGTTCTTATAGGTCGCCGGAGGGACAGTGTTTACGGTGTCCGGCCCTATCAGCTCATCTACATACATCGTGTCCGGATAGGCGGGGTTTTTGGTGCTCGTGCTCGCCCAGAGAACCCTCTGAGGCCTGGCTCCCAGGTCGGCGAGCTTCTTCCAGCGGGGGCCTTTGAATGTTTTTCTGAATTCTTCGTATGCAAGCTTAGCGTTGGCAATGGCTATCCTGCCCTGAAGCCCGGTTTTTCCTACTTTTTCCAGTTCCGCATCAACCGCGGTATCCACCCTGCTTACGAAAAAGGAGGCGACTGAAGCGACCCTGTTGACCATATGCCCTTTGAATACCGAAGGCCCTTCGGAGGCAAGTCTTTCAAGCCCCTTTATATACGCCTCTGCGACCGCCATGTACTGCTCCAGGCTGAACATAAGAGTTACGTTCACATTGATGCCGGAGCCGATAAGCTCGGTTATAGCCGGGATACCCGCTGATGTAGCGGGGACCTTGATCATGACGTTCGGTCGTCCCAGAGTCACGAAATACCTCTTCGCATCCTTAATGGTATTCCTGGTATCGTTCGCAAGTGTGGGGCTTACCTCGAGACTTATATAACCGTCTCCGCCGCTCGTTTTGTCGTAAAGAGGCCTGAATTCATCCGCGGCCATGGCGATATCCTTTAACGCCAGGGCTTCGTAAATTTCATTCACCGATTTATTTTGCTCCACCAGGGCTTTTATATCCTCGTCGTAGTCGGAACTGCCCGCAATCGCTTTTTCGAGTATGGAGGGGTTTGAGGTTTCACCTCTCAGCCCTTCATCGATCAGAGCCTTGAGCTCCCCTGAGGTAAGAAAGGACCTTCTGATGTAGTCATACCAGATAGACTGGCCGAGCTTGGTCAAATCTTTGATTCTGGACATCTTGCTCTCCTTTATAAAAGTATTATCGGACTTACGTCAATCAGGATCATATTTTATGATTTTCTTGGGCCCTTCTTTTTGATCCGGTCCATAACGAGCCTGGCCTCTTTGACCACGCAATCCACGGTTAACCCGAATTCGGGCAGCAAATCAGAGATAGGAGCGGATTCACCGAAGGTACGCATTCCCACAACGCCTCCCTCAACGTGTCTGATACCGACATAGCGCCCCCAGCCGTGAGTAGAGCCAGCTTCAACCGCTACACGCGCCCTGACCGAGCTCGGAAGCACTTTCTCCTGATATTTCACATCCTGAAGCTCGAAAAGCTTCCAGCAGGGCATACTGACGACCCTGGCCTTGATCTTCCGCCGGGTGAGTTTCTCGTACGCCCCTAGACAAAGATGAACTTCAGAGCCCGTCCCTATGAGAATAACATCCGGCTTTCCCTTGCAGTCCGCCAATATGTAGGCGCCTTTCAGCGCCCCCTCGGCCGGGGCGTATTTCTTTCGGTCGATAGTAGGAATATTCTGCCTGGTAAGAATCAAGGCAACGGGCCGGTTTTTCACTTCCATCACGTACCTCCATAGCATACTGAGCTCGTTGGCGTCGGCAGGTCTTATGACGTCGAGATTCGGTATCGCTCTCAGTGAAGCGAGGTGTTCTATAGGCTGATGGGTCGGCCCGTCTTCCCCGAGACCTATGCTGTCGTGGGTAAATATAAAAATAACGGGGTTCTGCATAAGACAGGCGAGCCTGAGAGGAGCTCTCATATAGTCGGAGAAGACGAAATAGCAGGCAGTATAGGGTCTCAGCTTACTGAGAGCCATGCCGTTTGCCACGGCCGCCATAGCGTTCTCTCTAATCCCGAAATGGAAATTCCTGCCGTCATACATTCCCTTTTCGAAGCTGCCGGCTCCGTCAATGTAGGTTTTGGTTGAAGATCCCACGTCGGCGGCGCCTCCGATAAGCCAGGGGTATTCCGGAACGATAGAATTCAATATCTTGTGGTTTGCCGTGCGCGTGGCGGGACCTTTGGGGTCCGTGGGGAACACCGGGAGGCACTTTTCCCACCCCTCGGGCATTTCGCGATTTTCCATATGACGAAACTGCTTCGCAAGCTCTGGGTATTCCTTTTCGTATGCCAGGAATTTCTTGTTCCACTCGTCTTCCAAAACCTCCCCCTTCCTCAGAACGCGCTTACGGTACTCCTTGACCTCTTCGGGCACATAGAATTTCTTGTCGGGATCCCACCCGTAGTTAATTTTGGTTTTACGAATCTCGTCTTCACCGAGCGGCTCCCCGTGAGCGGCCGATGTATCCTGTTTGTTCGGACTGCCGTAACCGATATGGCTGTCAACGATGATGAGAGAAGGCTGTTCAGTCTCCTTTAAAGCTCTATCTATGGCTTCTTCGAGAAGCTCCAAATCGTTTGCGTCACCGACCCGCTGAACGTGCCAGTTGTAACCCATAAATCGGGCGGCGACGTCTTCACTGAAGGCAAGAGCCGTGTGCCCTTCTATAGTTATGTGATTGTTATCATAAAACCATATAAGATTGCTAAGACCCAGATGGCCCGCGAGTGAGGCGGCTTCGCCTGATATACCCTCCATCATACAACCATCGCCGGCGATCGCGAAAACGCTGTAGTCTATAATCTCATGGCCGGGTTTATTGAAGTAAGAAGCGATCCACCTTTCGGCTACCGCCATTCCCACCGATGTGGCGACCCCCTGCCCGAGCGGACCCGTGGTCGTCTCAATACCCGGAGCCAGTCCGTATTCGGGATGTCCGGCGCATTTACTGTGCAGCTGACGGAATGTTTTGATGTCGTTCAGTGAAAGATCATAGCCCGTTATATGGAGGAGGCTGTAGAGCAGCATGGAAGCATGTCCGTTGGAAAGCACAAAACGGTCACGATTGGGCCAGTCGGGATTTTTAGGATTGAGCTTCATGAATCTGTCCCAAATTGTGAAAGCGACCGGGGCCAGGGACATCGGGGTCCCCGGATGTCCGGAATTGGCTTTTTGCACCGCATCCATGGACAGAGTCCTTATAGTGTTAATAATCAATTGCTCAAGTTCCGGCTTTTTCTTTTTCGGTATTGCTTCCATTATGCTTCTCCTTAAAATTATTTTCGAGGCGATATGTTAATTCAGTATTAAGACGGCGAAAATTCTAAAAAGTTACGTCCTGTATTATTATTTTTTTTGATAACCTGCACCGGATATTCGACATGAGTATCGGTTTTTCATGCAGATTGAATACCCTCTCCGGATAGAATATCTATTTACATCCGCAGACAGCTTAAACGCCCCTTGTCCCATACATCTGCTTTAAACAGTCACCACTGATGAGTTTGTAATTATGCTCTCTTTGCTCAGGAAGCATACTGAATACGTCCTCGCCGCCGCTGTAGTTATAGAGAGTATCAAGGTCGTCTTTTAGCTTACATTTAACCAAGTGTCGGAGTGCTTCCATATGGAACAAATTTCAACCTCGATTAACTGGAATTTAAATCACCGGATTATCAATTATATCCCCAATGCCATTATCACATAAGGATAGTTTTTTTTCAAGAATAAGCCCGCCTTTAAAGCTCGGAGGCGAGCGCCGCGCCGACAATACCAGCGTCATTATGCATTTCAGCGGGAACGATTTCGGCTTTAATCTTAATGTACTTAAAAAACTTATCCGACTTTTTACTGACTCCCCCGCCGACTATAACGAGATCGGGCGAAATCAGCATTTCCATATGCTTCAAGTACTTATTGACCCTTTTCCCCCATTTCTTCCAGCTAAGGTCTTCCTTTTCTCTGTGTATCGCCGCTGCGCGTTTTTCAGCGTCTCCGCCGTCAATCTCTACATGGCCGAACTCGGTATTTCGAACCAGATGTCCGTCTACGAACAAAGCGGAGCCTATACCGGTCCCGAGCGTTACCATAAGCACGACACCGCCGCCCGGCTTGTTGTAATCCCTCCCGGCCCCGAACTTCATCTCGGCAAGCCCCGCTGAATCGGCATCGTTAATCACATGAACTTTACATTGAGAAATTTTTTCAATCTCTTCCTTTATATTCACTCCTATCCATTTCTTGGAAAGATTCGCCGCGGTATATACGCCGCCGTTTTTAATCACGCCGGGAAAGCCGCACCCAACCTCCCCTTCCCATTTCCAGTGCTTAATCATATCGTGCATAGCTCCGAGCATATTTTCGGGATTTGACGGTTGCGGAGTATCGACCCGGTATCTCTCCTCAATCAATTCACCTTTACCGATATCCACCGGGGCCGATTTAATTCCAGTCCCTCCGATATCGATTCCCAGTACCGGGGGCCTAGCCTTCCTTCGCCTTGTAGCCATATTGTATTCCTCTGTCCATATAGAGTTTTTTTTCTAATTCTACACCAATTCAGCGGTAGAAATAAAATTTTCGAATCCTAGCCGACGGCGGGCTTAGGTAGTAATCAAGCTCTATGCTATACTCACTTTTATAAAAAATCACATACGAACAAGCACATACGGAGATTCTTAGTCTATAAGCATGAGCAAAGCAGCTTTAATTACTGGTGGAGGGGTAAGGATCGGAAAAGCGATTTCTCTGGCGCTGGCCGATATGGGATACGACATCGCGCTGCACTTCAACAGCTCGGACACAGAAGCGAAAGAAACTGCCGGAGAGATAGAATCGCGGGGCGTGAGATGCGAATTATTTCAAGCCGACCTGTCCGTCGTTAAAAACGCGAGGACTTTAATTCCGAGTGTATTTGAAGTTTTCCCGAAATGCTCGATTCTTGTAAACAACGCAGCTATTTTTGAAAATATGCTTTTTTTCGATGTTACCGAAGAAGAGTTTGACAGGGAATTCAATATAAATTTTAAATCGCCGTTCTTCCTCGCGCAGGACTTCAGCGGGCAGGCCGCGGCAGAATTGATCGTGAATATGCTTGATATGCGTGTTTCACAAATCGAGACCGAGCATTTCGTTTATAACCTGAGCAAAAAAACGCTCCGGGATTTCACGCTCATGGCCGCAAAAGCGCTTGGACCGAAAATACGCGTAAACGGAATCTGTCCCGGACCTACCCTGCCGCCTCCGGAGGAAGACGAGGAGTACCTGACGCGAATTTCAAAAGGGACGCCGCTCGGGAAACCGGGAAATCCCGATTACGTAATCTCCGCGTTAAAATATATTCTGGATAACCCGTACGTAACCGGGGAATGTCTCTTTGTTGACGGAGGGCAGCATTTAGTTTAGCGGAGCGTCGCCATGATAATTAGAATAGAGAATCTCAGATTGAGGACAGTCGTGGGGATATTCGACTGGGAGAAGGAAGTTAAGCAGGACGTTGTTATAAATGTCGAGATAGAGTTCGACGGCGCTGAGGCGATGAAGAAGGACGATATCCAGCACACAATCGATTACAAATCAACTACAAAAAGAATCATTTCCGAGGTTGAGGGAAAAGATTACAATCTCATAGAAAAGATTGCGGGCGACGTTATGGAAATTATTATGCAAGACAAGAAGGTTCAGAAGGCGACAGTCAAAATCGACAAGCCGGGAGCGCTGAGGTTCGCAGACTCGGTTTCAGTCACACACACGGAGTCCAGGTGACCCGCACCGGATTTTAAGGATGAAATTCAATCGAGCGGTTATAGGAGTGGGATCGAATATCGACCCTGAGGAAAACATTAAGAAGGCCAAAGAAGCGATTGCTTCGGAATTCAAGCTGATCGGCGCGTCTTCATTCATCAGGACCGAACCGGTCGAATTTAAGAACCAGCCGATGTTCGTAAACGGGGCCGTGCTTATAGAGACCGTCATCGATTACGCAGAATTAAAGGCCAGGCTCATCGACCTCGAAATTAAGTTAGGAAGAGTTAGAACCGGTAACAAAAACGGCCCGAGGATTATAGACCTCGATATTCTGGTATGGAATGGAGATATTGTTGACAGGGATGTTTACGAAAGGGAGTTTCTCGCGGAATCCGTCAAGGAATTACTGCCGGAACTGGATTTACGTTAAGCTTACAGGGCTGAAGTCTATTTAATCACAAAAATAGAGTCCGGATTTAATAGACAGTCTTAAGAGTTAAGCCGGAGCGTGAGATTGTTTACCCGTACACACCGCCCGCAGTGTATTATTTAAAGTAAACGCAGTAGTGAAGCAAACGGCCATCAAAGAAATTCTTTTCCAGTTTGTATTCACGGCCGAGCGACTCAAGCTCATCGAAGTTAAAATTTTTCGGGAGCCTGAATACAACGGAATCTGTCAATGAGAAGGCCATCGCCAGGAGGCCTTTACCGTCAGGCTCGAAATCCGACAACGAGAACGATTTCTTCCTGTTATAATCGGTCCCGCCCCATGGAGGGTCGAGAAATACCGTATCGGGTTTTAATGTGGGAAGTATATTCATGCAGTCTCCGTAAATGAATTCTATCCTCTCCCGTACCCCGAAAACGCCGGCATTGTATTCCGCCATGCGGAGTTTTTCCCGGTCTTTCTCAACAGCAATAACGTCCTTACCAACCCTTGCGAATCCGATTGCGCTTCCGCCTACGCCGCAGAAGACGTCCGCAACCAAATTCCCCGGCGTCCTCTCCGCTATACCGAGCGCAATTGACTCAAGCGCAAGGGAAAAGAGCCCTTCCTCGTCGAACCGCATGCTTCTCTCCCGCTCCGTGAGCCTGTCCCAATAGCGCTGGAGTCGGGGGCCGAGGGGGCAAATAGCTCGGTCCCCGTTATTCATTCCGTTGCCCCTCACGGAACCAGGCTGAAATTTTTGTTTCAGCTTTTTTACTGTAGGGCGTAAATCCTTTCTCAATATTGTCCTTTTCTTCGCTGTCCATGTCGGTGAAGTATTTCCATACGAATACACCCGCAAGATAAGGCTTGTCCCTGAACACAACCGACGTTGCCTCGAATGCCAGAGCCTGCTCCTCCTGACTGGCAACACCGTCATCGCTCCACTCCCAGGGTTTTATGGCAGTGCCCTCGACCGATTTATATCCTATCTCGGTAAAGATGATCTTCTTACCGTACTTCTCCGATAGCTCTTTTATCTCGGGCTCGTGTCTTTTCCAGCCCCTGACAAGCTCGCTAAGAGCCGGGGCCGCTTTACCCGTCAAAGGGAAATAGGCGTCTATTCCTATGTAATCCAGAGAATCCCAGAACTCTATATTTTTCGCATTCATTCCCTCGGCCGCGTATGTGAGCCTTCCGCCGTAAACTTTTCTGACTTCTTCGATAAGCTTCCTCCACTCTCCCGTATATTTCGATACCTCCACAAGCTCCGTTCCGACAACCAGTATCTCTACACCGGTTTTTTCCGCAAGCATGGCCTGACCGATTATAAACTTTCTGTAGTTAAAGAACCATTCTTCTCTCTTATCCGAATCCGTGAAATCTATTTTGCTCCTCCAGTTGTCAGCGTCAAAATTCCAGCCTCCGATCCAGATATGCGGCTTTAACATCACTTTGAACCCGCTCCCATGGAGATTCCGTATTTCATCGATCAGATAGCGGTCCGCCATCGTGGGGTCGCCGTCTACTATTAACCCGGTCTCGGCGCGGTCTCTCATATACGCAAATGTGTTTAACTGCACGGTGTCGTAGCCGATGCCTTTAAGATGTGAGTGTATATTGCGTGAACTCCCGGAGCCGTAGCCGCTGCCGATTCTGTGTATATGGGCAAGAACAGCGCCTTTATATTCGAGGGAAGCTCGCTCCGATCCACCCGTTTTATCCCCTACCCTGGAGCTAAGGGAAACAAATAGAAAGGATGCCGATATCAATATTACTATGAGACCCACAGTGAGGATTTTATATTTATTCCTTTCCATTGTCAGTCCGAATAATAGTAACTCAAGAACAGGCTTATGAATTCCTTAAATTTTCCAATACCGAATTCATATGATCGTAATGCGATCCCTTCCAATATATCTTCCTGCAATCGGAGCACCTGAAAAATTCGTCATAATAAAGAATTGTCCCGGGCTCGAGCCGCTCCAGAATATCCTGCTTAGGGACAGGCTCTATTACACCGTTACAGTCCAGGCACCTGTTAAAGGGAGCTACGTCAGACCAGAGGTCAAACCTTCCCAGCACCTCGATTAACTGTTTCCCCGGGTCTGGAGACCTTACCCAATAACCGTGGGCTATAATTCTGTGCCGGAGCAGACGACGGTCGCGGGTCAGCACAATGCGGTTTTCCCCACACCCCAGCCGCGCCACCTCATGATCGTCGTAGTCGTTCCTGAAAACGGTATCAAATCCCGCCATGCGCAGCAGTCTCGCGAGCTTTCCCAGATTAACATCCGCGATAAATACCGGCGCCGGTTTATCCCTGAGCTTAACGCGGGGTGAGATCTTCACATGACTTGAAACCGGATAAACGAATACTTCGTCCCCGTCCTTCAAATGGTAGCCGAAGCCCACGGATTTTCCGTTCACCGTTACCAGATCGACCTCGGTATGGGGGACCCCGATCGCCTCTATGGAGTCTTTAATCGAGGGCCTGCCGTCAAACTCGTAGTGAACCGTGGCGCCCTTAACAGAGGCGGGCAAGAAATCCTGTAACTCGTCATGTAACTTGAAAAGCGCCTCGTACTCACTCATGAACCATTCGCGGAATAAAAAAATAATTTTCCCTACATGAATAATATATCAAAGTTATGCGAATAAAGTTATACGAATATGGTCGCGAGGTATTCCGTGAGGTCGCTTTCGCTCGCGGGCTGATTTCTGAAAGCGATGTAGCCGTCGGGGCGTATAAGATAGAGGCAGGCGTTTACGGCGCCGAAGTCGCGGTGCATAACCAAATCCTTGTCCCCCCATACCGAAGAAAGCTCTCTGAAATCGGGCGGAACCCCTTTTGAGCCCAAAATTAAATGCGTCTCGATAAGGCCTTTGAATCCGGCATCAACGGTGCTGTGTATTTTCCTCAGCTCGTCAAACTCCATATCCTCGGGATCGGCGCCGGTGAAAAGCAATAGCTCGTGCTCGGCGCCCCTGAGCAGGTCGTAAAGCCGGACGCTCTCTTTTTGATCCAGGCTAAGGAGGGGGTAATCCTTCACGCGCTCTCCCGCGGTAAGGTCGTGGCGGTAATCATGGAATCCCTCAATCGCGTCCGGCTGATACCACCTCTCAGCGACTATAGGGCTGCCTTTGTAATGAACCTCGATTTGGGAGAGGGTGTTGAGGACTTTTTTCTGAACAGCGTCAAGCCCCGATAAAACACCTATCATCTTATTTCGGATCGTAGATAAAACCGGGTTATGGATACCGACCATTCGTGTCGCCATGTCCGTAAGCCCCACAACCCCCTCCCCCACACGGCGCCTCTCAATATTGTAGCTCTCAGTGAGGCTCTCCGGCGATTTGCCCTTTAGCACGAGCGCGAGCTTCCAGGCCAGATTACAGGCGTCCTGGATACCGGTATTCATTCCCTGACCGCCAAGCGGGCTGTGAATATGGGCCGCGTCCCCGGAGAGGAAAATCCGGCCTTCGGCGTACTTGTCCACCATACGGTGATGGAGCCTAAAATACGCAAGCCAGTTGGGGTCAGTTACGCTTTTGTAGTCTATCCCCCTTTCGTTCATGAGTCTCCTCACGTCCTCTATGGTCGGCTCTGGCATGTCCTCTTCTATAGGGGAGTCCGGAAGCTCGAACATCAGTCTCCCCCTGTCACTGTAGAGCGGGAAATACGCGGTAACCCCGGCAGGATGTATGAATATCGACAGATGGTGGAGAGGATACGTCCAGTCAAGATTACAGTCCGCAAGGAGCCAGTAGTTCGGATAAGGGGCGCCCTTGAAATCGAAATTAAGAATATGTCTAGTTGAGCTGTGCGCCCCGTCGCACCCCGATACGTAAGCGCACTCAATAATTTCCTCAGAACCGTCTTTTAATCTGATACGCGCGGCAGGTTTGTCGTCTGCGCTCTCTATGGATACGAGCTCTTTCTCGCGCTCTATCTCTATTCCGTATGAGCGCAGGCGTCCGGTCAGTATCCTCTCCGTATCGCTTTGCGCGAGAATGAGGAAAAACGGGTATTTACTCTCGAGCGTATCGAATACAACGCTGGCAAGGGGTTTGCCTTGATCGTACATATCGAAGCCATTAGATATATTCCCCTGCCCGAGCACCGCATCCGCAATACCCATATTATCGAACAGCTCGAGCGTGCGGGCGTGTATCCCGAAAGCCTTTGATTTATCCGAAGGGACCGGAGCTTTGTCAATTATTCTCGGTGTAATTCCGTGCCTTGCGAGCTCACAAGCCATGGTCAACCCCGTAGGTCCCGCACCCACAACCAGAACATCAGTACTCGATTTTACGGAATCCGCCATTCGTATCTCCTTTATAAACTGAAAGTGTGTTTATGCCGACAGGTTATTAAATTATCACGTCGCGTACAAATACCGCGCCCTCTCAATAAGTTTTCCGGACCTGGGGAACATCCAGAAACTTAAAACAAGCGAAATGACCGCGAAGGGCAGTATATTAGCGGGATCGCCGCTCAGGAAAGCAAGCACGAAACCGATAATAACCATGATTTCGTTTAGAAACAGACTTATAAACGTGATCTTCTGAAGCTCGTACATTAAAGAGAAGACCTTGAGCTCGAATTCCGTTAGGGATTCGAGCTGGCCGAGCTTCACCGAATCAATGGATTTCGTTCTCGCGTTTTGGGCAAGGCGCGCCGGGTCGATATTGCGGCTCAGGATTTTCGTGATGCTTTTGTCCGACATAGAGTATCGGCGATAAAAAATCGAACATATCGCAACCGCAAGCGCCGCTACGTAAAGAGCCGTTCCCAACCCCCGGCTCCGGGAGATATCATCGGTCCCTCCGCTACCTACGAGTATGTACGCTATCACGGCGTAAAATACGATCGAGCCCGTTATGGCGAACCATATAACCTGTTGAACGATTATAAGGGGCCTAATCAGTTTTTTTAATTCGGTTGATATCATAGGAGCGGGCTTTATATTGAACTTGTCCAATTATACATCTAAATGCCGCCGGGTGAGAA
Coding sequences within:
- a CDS encoding SDR family oxidoreductase, producing the protein MSKAALITGGGVRIGKAISLALADMGYDIALHFNSSDTEAKETAGEIESRGVRCELFQADLSVVKNARTLIPSVFEVFPKCSILVNNAAIFENMLFFDVTEEEFDREFNINFKSPFFLAQDFSGQAAAELIVNMLDMRVSQIETEHFVYNLSKKTLRDFTLMAAKALGPKIRVNGICPGPTLPPPEEDEEYLTRISKGTPLGKPGNPDYVISALKYILDNPYVTGECLFVDGGQHLV
- a CDS encoding HAD family phosphatase; this encodes MIKAIIFDLDGTLVQTEALKAKSYAKAAVELDNSLTEDEVVEAFKDFVGLSRKEVALGLLKRFNLEEPASKRMEEFNVDSPWQAFVDIRMDSYYAMISDPRILKEHQCPYNLGLLKWARGEGYPTGLGTMSHRREAYRVLDVLGIRSEFDFIATTQDVEHTKPDPEIYNLLADELGVPHSGSLVIEDSSSGVKAAMAASMNCIAVTTDFTRESVHQIPPNARLRIVDSPPELLGTAKAFIHELNSSEEKTG
- a CDS encoding bifunctional transaldolase/phosoglucose isomerase, yielding MSRIKDLTKLGQSIWYDYIRRSFLTSGELKALIDEGLRGETSNPSILEKAIAGSSDYDEDIKALVEQNKSVNEIYEALALKDIAMAADEFRPLYDKTSGGDGYISLEVSPTLANDTRNTIKDAKRYFVTLGRPNVMIKVPATSAGIPAITELIGSGINVNVTLMFSLEQYMAVAEAYIKGLERLASEGPSVFKGHMVNRVASVASFFVSRVDTAVDAELEKVGKTGLQGRIAIANAKLAYEEFRKTFKGPRWKKLADLGARPQRVLWASTSTKNPAYPDTMYVDELIGPDTVNTVPPATYKNFKDHGKVAVTLTKGLKKAKDDVKKLGRQGVDLKEITDTLLKEGVRKFAESFEDLMESIKEKREDIRSEKQPYSASLGEFQPAVDKTIQKIRDKKIIQKIWNFDYLVWEDNPTEISNRLGWLHIPEVMMDALPGINSVVDEVRADGYTDALLCGMGGSSLAPEVIRETYGVKDGYLDVAVLDSTDPGAVLEQKNRLDLSKTLFIISTKSGGTAETLSFMKYFYNEVLKEVGKKEVGRHFVAITDPGSNLEKIAKELKFRKTFLNDPNIGGRYSALSFVGIPPAAFQGVDLETLLGRAIRMLHNNESCNCPVEGDHSGAWLGAILGELTKAGRDKVTLVASPPIDSFGSWVEQLIAESTGKNGKGILPVDREPLAPPEYYANDRLFVYMRLAHDNTYDAEVKALEEAGHPVVRINLKDIYDIGGEFFRWEMAIAVAGMIIGIHPFNQPNVEAAKVLARKMIAEYQKKGKLPRIKPTLEEDGITVYSDFKTGSLEDALKKFLSFAKKGRNESKGRSYVTFQAYVKPSDETYDALQKLRTRIQRQYRMATTVGFGPRFLHSTGQLHKGDAGHGLFIQFTSDMPKDAPIPDEPGKKASSISFGVLKDAAALGDRQALLDRKRKVITFHLGEDVIGGINRLTEIL
- a CDS encoding ROK family protein; translated protein: MATRRRKARPPVLGIDIGGTGIKSAPVDIGKGELIEERYRVDTPQPSNPENMLGAMHDMIKHWKWEGEVGCGFPGVIKNGGVYTAANLSKKWIGVNIKEEIEKISQCKVHVINDADSAGLAEMKFGAGRDYNKPGGGVVLMVTLGTGIGSALFVDGHLVRNTEFGHVEIDGGDAEKRAAAIHREKEDLSWKKWGKRVNKYLKHMEMLISPDLVIVGGGVSKKSDKFFKYIKIKAEIVPAEMHNDAGIVGAALASEL
- the tkt gene encoding transketolase, whose product is MEAIPKKKKPELEQLIINTIRTLSMDAVQKANSGHPGTPMSLAPVAFTIWDRFMKLNPKNPDWPNRDRFVLSNGHASMLLYSLLHITGYDLSLNDIKTFRQLHSKCAGHPEYGLAPGIETTTGPLGQGVATSVGMAVAERWIASYFNKPGHEIIDYSVFAIAGDGCMMEGISGEAASLAGHLGLSNLIWFYDNNHITIEGHTALAFSEDVAARFMGYNWHVQRVGDANDLELLEEAIDRALKETEQPSLIIVDSHIGYGSPNKQDTSAAHGEPLGEDEIRKTKINYGWDPDKKFYVPEEVKEYRKRVLRKGEVLEDEWNKKFLAYEKEYPELAKQFRHMENREMPEGWEKCLPVFPTDPKGPATRTANHKILNSIVPEYPWLIGGAADVGSSTKTYIDGAGSFEKGMYDGRNFHFGIRENAMAAVANGMALSKLRPYTACYFVFSDYMRAPLRLACLMQNPVIFIFTHDSIGLGEDGPTHQPIEHLASLRAIPNLDVIRPADANELSMLWRYVMEVKNRPVALILTRQNIPTIDRKKYAPAEGALKGAYILADCKGKPDVILIGTGSEVHLCLGAYEKLTRRKIKARVVSMPCWKLFELQDVKYQEKVLPSSVRARVAVEAGSTHGWGRYVGIRHVEGGVVGMRTFGESAPISDLLPEFGLTVDCVVKEARLVMDRIKKKGPRKS